The following proteins are co-located in the Halorussus caseinilyticus genome:
- a CDS encoding CDGSH iron-sulfur domain-containing protein, whose protein sequence is MSREVTHEATGPLKLDESDLDDEKGDIAVCLCGLSEDYPFCDGSHRVTEEENDGARYKYEGDDPEGERREIEGFDFADE, encoded by the coding sequence ATGTCCCGCGAAGTCACCCACGAGGCGACCGGCCCGCTCAAGTTAGACGAGAGCGATTTAGACGACGAGAAAGGCGACATCGCGGTGTGTCTCTGCGGTCTCTCGGAGGACTACCCCTTCTGTGACGGGTCCCACCGCGTCACCGAGGAGGAGAACGACGGCGCGCGCTACAAGTACGAGGGCGACGACCCCGAGGGCGAGCGCCGGGAAATCGAGGGGTTCGACTTCGCCGACGAGTAG
- a CDS encoding NUDIX hydrolase: protein MDSHDRGAVRDEVRRRADAVLAGVEERWGPVERLDALTVSPLSERDGGFPASANDFEDEFYPYAAGATVTDDRNRLLCVYSSARDEWETPGGGGESGETPAETARRETLEETGVECELTDVLFVRTMALELGAPETLPIPTVVFAGRPVGGDELGDGELADHGEVADLAWFGADELPDIREYDRKHAYLRSLSD from the coding sequence ATGGACAGTCACGACCGCGGTGCAGTTCGAGACGAGGTTCGACGCCGTGCCGACGCAGTTCTCGCTGGCGTCGAGGAACGATGGGGTCCGGTCGAACGTCTCGACGCGCTTACGGTCTCGCCGCTCTCGGAGCGCGACGGCGGGTTTCCCGCGTCCGCCAACGACTTCGAAGACGAGTTCTACCCGTACGCGGCGGGTGCCACAGTCACCGACGACAGGAACCGACTCCTCTGCGTCTACAGTTCCGCGCGTGACGAGTGGGAGACCCCCGGCGGCGGTGGCGAATCGGGCGAGACGCCCGCCGAGACCGCCCGGCGCGAGACGCTCGAAGAGACCGGCGTCGAGTGCGAACTCACCGACGTTCTCTTCGTCAGGACGATGGCGCTCGAACTGGGCGCGCCGGAGACCCTCCCGATTCCGACCGTGGTGTTCGCCGGGCGGCCGGTCGGCGGCGACGAACTCGGCGACGGCGAACTCGCAGACCACGGGGAAGTCGCGGACCTCGCGTGGTTCGGGGCCGACGAACTCCCCGATATTCGGGAGTACGACCGCAAGCACGCCTATCTCCGCTCTCTGAGCGACTGA
- a CDS encoding NADH:flavin oxidoreductase, with amino-acid sequence MPELEAPLEIGGVELPNRLYRAPLLECAGEGPDAAETLAAELEPAAASGAGLVFQGAAPVRMDGGRVAPSMTSLADPEFAAGLSELTDAIHDHGGRVFVQLDHGGLRSMETWHAEYRRANPETTQLAVSEPPWPLRLADRLGFLDFDVRVLSTDEVYDLAADFGRCAANAADAGYDGVHLAGANMGILQQFLSPFYNRRDDEFADGVRFFEAVYDEIRARAGDLPVVAKVPAETETPPFVRRHLTADDAVDICARLDRIGYDALVPVRVSTFWDMSIVRGRFPDRAWRDPNFREGYVAAFGSRWKAALVAAANRVEAFEYDFEPTWNADLARRVREAVSAPVLLEGGVRTREQMDALLGDSEDGEEEDDGNAPACDAVGMGRPFYAEPRLPARILDAEDAAAVCANCNNCTVPQVTGANGVCRTPNVLAERGELVREGAYDRE; translated from the coding sequence GTGCCCGAACTCGAAGCCCCCCTCGAAATCGGCGGCGTCGAACTCCCGAATCGGCTCTATCGCGCGCCGTTGCTCGAATGCGCGGGCGAGGGACCCGACGCCGCCGAGACGCTGGCGGCCGAACTCGAACCCGCGGCGGCGTCCGGTGCCGGACTCGTCTTTCAGGGCGCGGCCCCCGTCCGCATGGACGGGGGCCGCGTCGCACCGTCGATGACGAGCCTCGCGGACCCCGAGTTCGCCGCGGGTCTCTCGGAGTTGACCGACGCAATCCACGACCACGGCGGGCGCGTCTTCGTCCAGTTGGACCACGGCGGCCTGCGGAGCATGGAGACGTGGCACGCCGAGTACCGCCGGGCCAACCCCGAGACGACCCAACTCGCGGTGTCCGAACCCCCGTGGCCCCTCCGTCTCGCCGACCGCCTCGGGTTTCTGGACTTCGACGTGCGGGTCCTCTCGACCGACGAGGTGTACGACCTCGCCGCGGACTTCGGGCGGTGTGCGGCCAACGCCGCCGACGCTGGCTACGACGGCGTCCACCTCGCGGGCGCGAACATGGGCATCCTCCAGCAGTTCCTCTCGCCGTTCTACAACCGCCGAGACGACGAGTTCGCCGACGGCGTGCGCTTCTTCGAGGCGGTGTACGACGAGATTCGGGCGCGGGCGGGCGACCTGCCCGTCGTCGCCAAAGTGCCCGCAGAGACCGAGACCCCGCCGTTCGTCCGCCGCCACCTCACCGCCGACGACGCCGTGGACATCTGCGCCCGCCTCGACCGCATCGGATACGACGCCCTCGTCCCGGTCCGGGTCTCGACGTTCTGGGACATGAGTATCGTCCGCGGGCGGTTCCCCGACCGGGCGTGGCGCGACCCGAACTTCCGCGAGGGGTACGTCGCGGCGTTCGGCAGTCGGTGGAAGGCCGCACTGGTCGCGGCCGCCAACCGAGTCGAGGCGTTCGAGTACGACTTCGAACCCACGTGGAACGCCGACCTCGCGCGCCGCGTGCGCGAGGCGGTTTCCGCGCCGGTGCTACTGGAGGGCGGCGTCCGGACCCGCGAGCAGATGGACGCCCTACTGGGGGACAGCGAGGACGGCGAAGAGGAGGACGACGGGAACGCGCCCGCCTGCGACGCGGTGGGGATGGGCCGACCGTTCTACGCCGAACCGCGACTTCCCGCCCGGATTCTCGACGCCGAGGACGCGGCGGCGGTCTGTGCGAACTGCAACAACTGCACCGTCCCGCAGGTGACGGGCGCGAACGGCGTCTGTCGGACGCCCAACGTGCTGGCCGAGAGAGGCGAGTTGGTGCGGGAGGGTGCCTACGACCGGGAGTAG
- a CDS encoding cation:proton antiporter regulatory subunit produces the protein MTVYETDVPGVGRKFEYELDGDDRLVLVVHHDGKREVFRRRSAEADSEKLFELDDQQAREFGTLLEGAYFQPLDLERVQVPLGEEIIEWHDVTADSSLVGRSLSESNVRRETGTSILAVQRDGETIANPEPDFEFGAGDVVVALGTRAQHGTLADLASN, from the coding sequence ATGACCGTCTACGAGACGGACGTTCCGGGTGTGGGTCGGAAGTTCGAGTACGAACTCGACGGCGACGACCGTCTCGTCCTCGTCGTCCACCACGACGGCAAGCGCGAGGTGTTCCGGCGTCGGTCCGCCGAGGCCGACAGCGAGAAACTCTTCGAACTCGACGACCAGCAGGCCCGCGAGTTCGGCACCCTGCTGGAGGGCGCGTACTTCCAACCCCTCGATTTAGAGCGCGTGCAGGTCCCCCTCGGCGAGGAAATCATCGAGTGGCACGACGTGACCGCGGACTCCTCGCTGGTCGGCCGGTCGCTGAGCGAGTCGAACGTCCGACGCGAGACCGGCACCTCGATACTCGCGGTCCAGCGCGACGGCGAGACGATTGCCAACCCCGAACCGGACTTCGAGTTCGGCGCGGGCGACGTGGTTGTCGCACTCGGCACTCGCGCGCAACACGGAACGCTCGCGGACCTCGCGTCGAACTGA
- a CDS encoding cation:proton antiporter translates to MAEILVELGITFTALAVAGALATRANQSVIPAYILAGVVVGPNPPLSLGPIDLTLVAHRPILDVGAELGVVFLLFFLGLEFSPDRLLARPTRLFGVGATDFLVNFGAGLALAAAFGFPLLTAMFLASIVYISSSAVVTKSLVERGWIADPESDVILGTLVFEDLLIAVVLAILTAVALGGGGVGAVLVSVGRSGAFLAALAAVAVYGTPYVERLLSVEADELFLLFAVGITTLVAGEALVLGVSEAVAAFFVGTAFGQTDHDERLELVVGPTRDLFAAVFFFSIGLTTDVTAFLDVWVLLAVAVVVTSLSKLASGVLGGRVYGLSRRRSLRVGVGLVPRGEFSLVIAALATTAGASIPRTDELASFTVGYVLVMSVLGTVAMQYADGVTAFRSREH, encoded by the coding sequence ATGGCCGAAATCCTCGTGGAGTTGGGCATCACGTTCACCGCGCTGGCCGTCGCTGGCGCGCTCGCGACCCGCGCGAACCAGTCGGTCATCCCGGCGTACATCCTCGCTGGCGTGGTCGTCGGTCCGAACCCGCCGCTGTCGCTCGGCCCGATAGACCTGACGCTGGTCGCTCACCGGCCGATACTCGACGTGGGCGCGGAACTCGGCGTGGTCTTTCTCCTCTTCTTCCTCGGTCTGGAGTTCAGTCCCGACCGCCTGCTGGCCCGGCCGACCCGACTGTTCGGCGTCGGCGCGACCGACTTCCTCGTCAACTTCGGCGCGGGACTGGCGCTGGCCGCGGCGTTCGGCTTTCCGTTGCTGACAGCGATGTTTCTCGCCAGCATCGTCTACATCTCTTCGAGCGCCGTCGTCACGAAGTCGCTGGTCGAACGCGGGTGGATTGCCGACCCCGAGAGCGACGTGATTCTGGGTACGCTCGTCTTCGAGGACCTGCTCATCGCGGTGGTCCTCGCTATCCTGACCGCGGTGGCCCTCGGCGGTGGCGGCGTCGGTGCCGTCCTCGTCTCGGTCGGGAGGTCCGGGGCGTTCTTGGCGGCGCTGGCGGCCGTCGCGGTCTACGGTACCCCCTACGTCGAGCGACTGCTCTCGGTGGAGGCAGACGAGTTGTTCCTGCTGTTCGCGGTCGGCATCACCACGCTGGTCGCTGGCGAGGCCCTCGTCCTCGGAGTCAGCGAGGCTGTCGCCGCCTTCTTCGTGGGAACCGCCTTCGGCCAGACCGACCACGACGAACGCCTCGAACTCGTGGTGGGTCCCACCCGCGACCTGTTCGCCGCGGTGTTCTTCTTCTCCATCGGCCTAACGACCGACGTGACCGCGTTCCTCGACGTGTGGGTCCTACTCGCCGTCGCCGTGGTCGTGACTTCACTCTCGAAACTCGCCAGCGGCGTCCTCGGCGGTCGGGTCTACGGTCTCAGCAGGCGGCGGTCGCTCCGGGTCGGCGTCGGACTGGTCCCCCGCGGCGAGTTCTCGCTGGTCATCGCGGCGCTGGCGACTACCGCAGGCGCGTCCATCCCGCGGACCGACGAACTCGCGTCGTTCACCGTAGGCTACGTCCTCGTGATGAGCGTTCTCGGAACGGTAGCGATGCAGTACGCCGACGGGGTGACGGCGTTCCGGAGCAGAGAACACTGA
- a CDS encoding thioredoxin family protein: MVMKESQEKIERDEPVPNFELKGTDGETHTLADFADYDAVLLVFTCNHCPYAQAKFDLLNDVADEYDDAAVVGINPNDAEEYPDDSYEAMVEYVEDGRIRYDAYLRDDTQAVAEDYGAECTPDPFLLRNEGEEFTLAYHGRLDDALNPDDEPTEIYVRDAIDAVLAGEEVDLDFMPSRGCSIKWK, encoded by the coding sequence ATGGTGATGAAAGAGTCCCAAGAGAAAATCGAACGCGACGAACCGGTCCCGAACTTCGAGTTGAAAGGTACCGATGGCGAGACCCACACCCTCGCGGACTTCGCCGACTACGACGCCGTTCTGCTGGTGTTCACCTGCAACCACTGCCCGTACGCGCAGGCGAAGTTCGACCTGTTGAACGACGTTGCCGACGAGTACGACGACGCCGCAGTCGTCGGCATCAACCCCAACGACGCCGAGGAGTATCCCGACGACTCCTACGAAGCGATGGTCGAGTACGTCGAAGACGGCCGGATTCGCTACGACGCCTACCTCCGGGACGACACCCAAGCAGTCGCGGAGGACTACGGCGCGGAGTGTACGCCCGACCCGTTCCTCCTGCGCAACGAGGGCGAGGAGTTCACGCTGGCGTACCACGGCCGACTCGACGACGCGTTGAACCCCGACGACGAACCCACCGAAATCTACGTCCGAGACGCCATCGACGCGGTGCTGGCGGGCGAGGAAGTCGATTTGGACTTCATGCCCTCGCGGGGTTGCTCCATCAAGTGGAAGTGA
- a CDS encoding class I SAM-dependent methyltransferase: MGFHTFDPESADKLEDDSRYRYLSREELVVALALGSDRTGAVADLGSGTGFYTDDVAPFAAEVRAVDVQDEMHELYREKGVPENVELVTADIGDLPFGDGELDAAFSTMTFHEFAGDGHGESAGDESGAETEVARVLADGGRFVVADWSATGEGESGPPVGERYDRDEAVELLENAGFEVLRADERPETFFVVVQA; this comes from the coding sequence ATGGGTTTTCACACGTTCGACCCCGAGTCGGCCGACAAACTCGAAGACGACTCGCGGTATCGCTACCTCTCGCGCGAGGAACTGGTCGTCGCGCTAGCCCTCGGGTCCGACCGAACCGGGGCCGTCGCGGACCTCGGGAGCGGAACCGGCTTTTACACCGACGACGTGGCCCCGTTCGCCGCCGAGGTCCGGGCCGTGGACGTACAGGACGAGATGCACGAGCTGTACCGCGAGAAGGGCGTGCCCGAGAACGTCGAACTCGTGACCGCGGACATCGGCGACTTGCCCTTCGGCGACGGCGAACTCGACGCCGCCTTCTCGACCATGACGTTCCACGAGTTCGCGGGCGACGGCCACGGCGAGAGCGCGGGGGACGAAAGCGGCGCTGAGACCGAAGTCGCGCGCGTCCTCGCCGACGGCGGGCGCTTCGTCGTCGCCGACTGGTCGGCGACCGGCGAGGGCGAGAGCGGTCCCCCGGTCGGCGAGCGATACGACCGCGACGAGGCGGTCGAACTCCTCGAAAATGCGGGTTTCGAGGTCTTGCGGGCCGACGAGCGACCCGAGACGTTCTTCGTGGTCGTGCAGGCGTGA
- the trxA gene encoding thioredoxin yields MSEDELESIRERKREQMLGDDETDAGDGESADAPDEPIHVESVEQFSDVTTDYGVVLVDFYADWCGPCNMLEPIVASVAAETDAAVAKVDVDQHQGLASQYGVRGVPTMVLFADGEQVEQLVGVQDEGTLTNLVERYGEDAQ; encoded by the coding sequence ATGAGCGAAGACGAACTCGAATCCATCCGCGAACGGAAGCGCGAACAGATGCTCGGCGACGACGAGACCGACGCCGGGGACGGCGAGAGTGCGGACGCGCCGGACGAACCCATCCACGTAGAGAGCGTCGAACAGTTCTCTGACGTGACCACCGACTACGGCGTCGTGCTGGTGGACTTCTACGCGGACTGGTGTGGACCGTGCAATATGCTCGAACCAATCGTGGCGTCCGTCGCCGCCGAAACAGACGCCGCGGTAGCGAAAGTGGACGTTGACCAGCATCAGGGACTCGCTTCGCAGTACGGCGTCCGGGGCGTCCCGACGATGGTGCTGTTCGCCGACGGCGAACAGGTCGAACAACTCGTGGGCGTGCAGGACGAGGGAACCCTGACGAACCTCGTGGAGCGATACGGCGAAGACGCCCAGTAA
- a CDS encoding alpha/beta hydrolase family protein has product MTQSLELDDFYDLTLPTDLAVSPGGERVAFVADQFDRRDDERRSSLFVAPTDGSREPHRLSRASDASSPAWSPDGSRLAFAAARGTDAEIAVSRADEDEESDADEEGTDADDEPKPQIWAFDLERGGDARQLTDFEEGAKGFDWGPDGDRLVVAARDPTDDQRAYLRDRREDDGPVVTERLQHKYDGEGWLDDVRTYLFVVDYDTRETRRLDDAYGGGAREPATGLSPAWSPSDGTDEGRIAFLSNRTDRPDDNYVMDLYTVAPDGTDCRKLTDSDLTATRPRWHPDGDRLAFVGSDPENAYRPSEVFVADVSGDAAHESWSGDFDRTVARHGELGWDGDDVLAAVGDEGLTRLARFRADAAPERTFDAQGRDRTIEAFDLRGDTAVVTLSDPREGTDLFAADADHLADADPTRLTALNDDLLADRHTPEVRRFTVESGGEEVEAVAYFPADFDPDDPDPRPLVASIHGGPIAYDAPTFSFDFSYWTGRGYVVVRTNYRGSSSYGRAFSEQIRGEWGPRETEDVLAAVEGAVSRGWADDDRCFATGFSYGGITTGYLVAESDRFAAGAAEHGVYDFRSAFGTDDSHVWWENDFGLPWENPEGYEASSSIADVGEVDTPLLVTAGGEDWRCPPSQSEQLYVSVKKQGVPARLVVYPDENHSIGDPDRAVHRLEELADWFDRFDSET; this is encoded by the coding sequence GTGACCCAATCGCTCGAACTCGACGACTTCTACGACCTGACGCTCCCGACCGACCTCGCCGTCTCGCCGGGCGGCGAGCGCGTGGCTTTCGTCGCCGACCAGTTCGACCGGCGGGACGACGAGCGCCGGAGTTCGCTGTTCGTCGCGCCCACCGACGGCTCTCGGGAGCCTCACCGCCTCTCGCGGGCGTCCGACGCCAGCTCCCCGGCGTGGAGTCCCGACGGGTCGAGACTCGCGTTCGCCGCCGCGCGTGGCACCGACGCCGAAATCGCCGTCTCGCGCGCGGACGAGGACGAGGAGTCCGACGCGGACGAAGAGGGTACGGACGCCGACGACGAACCCAAACCGCAAATCTGGGCGTTCGACCTCGAACGTGGCGGGGACGCACGCCAACTCACCGACTTCGAGGAGGGCGCGAAGGGGTTCGACTGGGGACCCGACGGCGACCGACTCGTGGTCGCGGCCCGCGACCCGACCGACGACCAGCGCGCGTACCTGCGGGACCGCCGCGAGGACGACGGCCCGGTCGTCACCGAGCGACTCCAGCACAAGTACGACGGCGAGGGGTGGTTAGACGACGTGCGGACCTACCTCTTCGTCGTGGACTACGACACCCGCGAGACTCGTCGCCTCGACGACGCCTACGGCGGCGGCGCGCGCGAACCCGCGACCGGTCTGAGTCCCGCGTGGTCGCCCTCGGACGGGACCGACGAGGGCCGCATCGCGTTCCTCTCGAACCGGACCGACCGCCCGGACGACAACTACGTGATGGACCTCTACACCGTCGCGCCCGACGGCACCGACTGCCGAAAGCTGACCGACTCCGACCTGACCGCCACCAGACCCCGCTGGCACCCCGACGGCGACCGCCTCGCGTTCGTCGGGAGCGACCCCGAAAACGCCTACCGGCCCTCGGAGGTGTTCGTCGCGGACGTGTCGGGCGACGCCGCTCACGAGTCGTGGTCGGGCGACTTCGACCGGACCGTCGCCAGACACGGCGAACTCGGGTGGGACGGCGACGACGTACTCGCGGCCGTCGGCGACGAGGGCCTGACCCGCCTCGCGCGCTTCCGCGCGGACGCCGCCCCCGAGCGAACCTTCGACGCGCAGGGCCGAGACCGGACGATAGAGGCGTTCGACTTGCGGGGCGACACGGCAGTCGTCACCCTCTCGGACCCCCGCGAGGGCACGGACCTCTTCGCCGCCGACGCGGACCACCTCGCCGACGCCGACCCCACCCGGCTCACCGCGCTCAACGACGACCTGCTGGCCGACCGCCACACGCCCGAGGTGCGCCGATTTACCGTCGAGTCCGGCGGCGAGGAAGTCGAGGCCGTCGCTTACTTCCCAGCGGACTTCGACCCCGACGACCCGGACCCGCGACCGCTGGTCGCTTCCATCCACGGCGGCCCAATCGCCTACGACGCCCCGACGTTCTCGTTCGACTTCTCCTACTGGACCGGGCGGGGCTACGTCGTCGTCCGGACCAACTACCGCGGGAGTTCCTCCTACGGCCGGGCGTTCAGCGAACAGATTCGCGGCGAGTGGGGACCCCGCGAGACCGAAGACGTGTTGGCCGCGGTCGAGGGGGCCGTCTCCCGCGGGTGGGCCGACGACGACCGATGCTTCGCCACCGGGTTCTCCTACGGCGGCATCACCACGGGCTATCTAGTCGCCGAGTCCGACCGCTTCGCCGCGGGGGCGGCCGAACACGGCGTCTACGACTTCCGGTCGGCGTTCGGCACCGACGACAGTCACGTCTGGTGGGAGAACGACTTCGGCCTGCCGTGGGAGAACCCGGAGGGCTACGAGGCGTCGTCGAGCATCGCCGACGTGGGCGAGGTGGACACGCCGCTTCTCGTGACTGCGGGCGGTGAGGACTGGCGGTGTCCGCCCTCCCAGAGCGAACAACTTTACGTCAGCGTCAAGAAACAGGGCGTTCCCGCCAGACTAGTCGTCTACCCCGACGAGAATCACAGTATCGGCGACCCCGACCGGGCGGTTCACCGACTCGAAGAACTGGCCGACTGGTTCGACAGGTTCGACTCCGAGACGTGA
- a CDS encoding HalOD1 output domain-containing protein, producing the protein MSRDTDLTERAPSLDRDGRAAYRIASTDWSVSTAVVRAVTEISGCDLLPEEGVLYDVVDPDALDRLFADRGGVGETVGRVVFDLQGCRVEVRADGEHVVYEPTERDESPASAAQSA; encoded by the coding sequence ATGAGCCGGGATACAGACCTCACGGAGCGTGCGCCGTCACTCGACCGAGACGGACGCGCGGCGTATCGGATAGCATCGACCGACTGGAGCGTCAGCACGGCCGTCGTCAGAGCCGTCACCGAGATTTCGGGTTGTGACCTCCTGCCCGAGGAGGGCGTCCTGTACGACGTGGTGGACCCCGACGCGTTGGACCGCCTGTTCGCCGACCGGGGCGGAGTCGGCGAGACGGTCGGACGGGTCGTCTTCGACCTGCAAGGGTGTCGCGTCGAAGTCCGCGCCGACGGCGAACACGTCGTCTACGAACCCACGGAACGCGACGAGTCGCCAGCGTCGGCCGCACAGTCCGCGTAA
- a CDS encoding SDR family NAD(P)-dependent oxidoreductase, whose product MNRFEGQTVLVTGSTRGIGEYTSKRFAREGASVVVTGRTVEDGETTAEEIRDAGGDAIFVQANMRDPDEIAALVEATAEEYGGIDVLVNNAGVETNTSVTDATTDDWELVLETDFRAYWLTAKRAVEYIEEGAIVNVSSNHAFVTMPEMFPYNAVKAGINGMTRAMALDLGPEIRVNTVNPGWVAVERTESDLSEDEREHLESIHPVGRIGDPEDVAGAVAFLASDDADFVTGTSLVVDGGRTAVMQDDTLPNYDAE is encoded by the coding sequence ATGAACCGCTTCGAGGGCCAAACAGTTCTCGTCACTGGCTCTACGAGAGGAATTGGAGAATATACTTCGAAACGATTCGCGCGCGAAGGTGCGTCCGTCGTCGTGACAGGCCGAACCGTCGAAGACGGTGAGACCACCGCCGAGGAAATCCGGGACGCGGGCGGTGACGCCATCTTCGTGCAGGCGAACATGCGCGACCCGGACGAAATCGCGGCGCTGGTCGAGGCGACGGCCGAGGAGTACGGCGGTATCGACGTGCTGGTGAACAACGCGGGCGTCGAGACGAACACCTCCGTCACCGACGCGACGACGGACGACTGGGAGTTGGTCCTCGAAACCGACTTCCGGGCCTACTGGCTGACCGCCAAGCGCGCCGTCGAGTACATCGAGGAGGGAGCCATCGTCAACGTCTCTTCGAACCACGCCTTCGTGACGATGCCCGAGATGTTCCCGTACAACGCGGTCAAGGCCGGGATAAACGGGATGACCCGCGCGATGGCGCTCGACTTGGGACCGGAGATTCGGGTCAACACCGTCAATCCCGGATGGGTCGCCGTCGAACGCACGGAGTCGGACCTCTCGGAGGACGAACGCGAACATCTGGAGTCCATCCACCCCGTCGGGCGCATCGGCGACCCCGAGGACGTGGCGGGCGCGGTGGCCTTCCTCGCCAGCGACGACGCCGACTTCGTGACGGGAACGAGTCTGGTCGTGGACGGCGGGCGGACCGCGGTCATGCAGGACGACACGTTGCCGAACTACGACGCGGAGTGA
- a CDS encoding DUF6338 family protein, with protein sequence MPPGTAGGLGAVPLYLLFLVLPGLAFAKAFIYAERRLDTLDRWDKLGYVLVGGVLSALVLVGVFRLLSDGPKLKGSNVGEVTILAMLIGVSIQSLIAAGVGLGVGILRYKRGDDLSDRMEETIRNWSGEVGRKFDDREEPWELVVDNVRDQEIEVVTAEGQKLVGYVARFSSTPDKRSLVLSPIEPENQEKIGRENTEANSIYVHDADISHITFINREADDEYADMLPKGDVELPDDGPED encoded by the coding sequence ATGCCACCCGGTACAGCTGGCGGTTTAGGTGCCGTTCCGCTCTACTTACTTTTCCTCGTGCTACCGGGGCTAGCTTTTGCGAAGGCGTTCATTTATGCCGAACGGAGGTTAGACACGCTAGACCGTTGGGATAAGCTCGGATACGTCCTCGTCGGCGGCGTTTTGTCGGCTCTCGTTCTCGTCGGAGTTTTTCGGCTCTTGTCGGACGGTCCGAAACTCAAAGGAAGCAACGTAGGAGAGGTCACCATATTGGCGATGCTTATCGGCGTAAGCATTCAGTCACTCATAGCGGCCGGAGTAGGTTTAGGAGTCGGGATACTAAGATACAAACGCGGAGACGATTTGTCTGATAGAATGGAGGAGACGATTAGAAACTGGTCCGGTGAAGTAGGCCGGAAATTCGACGACCGCGAAGAACCGTGGGAGTTAGTTGTCGATAACGTCCGTGACCAAGAAATCGAGGTAGTGACTGCCGAAGGACAGAAGTTAGTTGGATACGTCGCCAGATTCAGTTCTACCCCCGACAAGCGAAGCCTCGTCTTATCCCCGATAGAACCGGAAAACCAAGAGAAAATCGGACGAGAGAACACGGAAGCTAACTCCATCTACGTCCACGATGCGGACATCTCCCATATCACGTTTATAAACAGAGAGGCCGACGACGAGTATGCAGATATGCTACCGAAAGGCGACGTAGAACTTCCCGACGACGGTCCCGAAGATTGA
- the dgoD gene encoding galactonate dehydratase, with product MEVTDYELFEVPPRWLFLRLETSDGTVGWGEPVVEGRAHTVRAAVEELLEGYLLGEDPLRIEDHWQTLYRGGFYRGGPVLMSAIAGIDQALWDIKGKHFDAPVYELLGGRARDRVRVYQWVGGDRPADVGEAAREKVEAGFTALKMNATPEMERVDSPAKVREAEERLAEVREEVGDEVDVGVDFHGRVAKSMAKRLAAALEPYEPMFVEEPVLPEHNDALPEIAAHTTTPIATGERMYSRWDFKQVLEDGTVDVIQPDLSHAGGITEVKKIASMAEAYDVALAPHCPLGPLALAACVQVDACTPNALIQEQSLDIHYNETSDVLDYLADPSVFEYDEGYVELPDGPGLGVEIDESVVRERAGDVNWHNPVWRHDDGSVAEW from the coding sequence ATGGAAGTCACCGACTACGAGTTGTTCGAGGTGCCCCCGAGATGGTTGTTCCTGCGCCTCGAAACCAGCGACGGCACGGTCGGGTGGGGTGAACCCGTCGTAGAGGGCCGCGCTCACACCGTCCGGGCAGCCGTCGAGGAACTGCTCGAAGGTTACCTGCTCGGCGAGGACCCCCTCCGAATCGAGGACCACTGGCAGACGCTCTACCGCGGCGGGTTCTACCGCGGCGGCCCGGTTCTGATGTCGGCCATCGCGGGCATCGACCAAGCCCTCTGGGACATCAAAGGCAAGCACTTCGACGCGCCGGTGTACGAACTGCTGGGCGGCAGGGCGCGCGACCGAGTTCGGGTCTACCAGTGGGTCGGCGGCGACCGACCCGCGGACGTGGGCGAGGCGGCCCGCGAGAAGGTCGAAGCGGGATTCACCGCTCTGAAGATGAACGCCACGCCCGAGATGGAGCGCGTCGATTCGCCCGCGAAGGTCCGGGAGGCCGAAGAGCGACTGGCCGAGGTCCGCGAGGAAGTCGGCGACGAGGTTGACGTGGGCGTGGACTTCCACGGCCGGGTCGCCAAGTCGATGGCCAAGCGACTCGCCGCCGCGCTCGAACCCTACGAACCGATGTTCGTCGAGGAACCCGTCCTGCCCGAACACAACGACGCACTGCCGGAAATCGCGGCCCACACCACCACGCCAATCGCCACGGGCGAACGCATGTACTCCCGGTGGGACTTCAAGCAGGTTCTCGAAGACGGGACCGTGGACGTGATTCAACCCGACCTGAGCCACGCCGGGGGGATTACCGAGGTCAAGAAAATCGCGTCGATGGCCGAGGCCTACGACGTTGCGCTCGCGCCCCACTGTCCGCTCGGACCCCTCGCGCTGGCCGCCTGCGTCCAAGTGGACGCCTGCACGCCCAACGCCCTGATTCAAGAGCAGAGCCTCGACATCCACTACAACGAGACCAGCGACGTGCTGGACTACCTCGCGGACCCGAGCGTCTTCGAGTACGACGAGGGTTACGTCGAACTCCCCGACGGGCCGGGTCTCGGCGTCGAGATAGACGAGTCGGTCGTCCGCGAGCGCGCGGGCGACGTGAACTGGCACAACCCCGTCTGGCGACACGACGACGGGAGCGTCGCGGAGTGGTGA